In one window of Pseudomonas chlororaphis subsp. chlororaphis DNA:
- a CDS encoding response regulator transcription factor — MTIVCIVDDDVSVRKSLANLLRSAGYPSRVFVSGEEFLSLASFDDVACLLLDLKMHGLSGIEVMQALALMDRKIPVICMSAHWDEAALAASSRYGATECLRKPFSSDALLGAVELALEVKG; from the coding sequence ATGACGATCGTCTGCATCGTGGACGACGATGTCTCCGTACGGAAAAGCCTGGCCAACCTGCTCCGCTCGGCCGGGTATCCCTCCCGGGTATTCGTCTCGGGTGAAGAGTTCCTGTCCCTCGCGAGCTTCGATGACGTCGCCTGCCTGCTGCTGGATCTGAAAATGCACGGCCTGTCGGGGATCGAGGTCATGCAAGCCCTTGCGCTCATGGACAGGAAAATTCCGGTCATTTGCATGTCGGCCCATTGGGACGAAGCGGCGCTGGCCGCATCGAGCCGCTATGGCGCCACCGAGTGCCTGCGTAAACCCTTCAGCAGCGATGCGTTGTTGGGCGCTGTCGAGCTTGCGCTTGAGGTCAAAGGTTAA
- a CDS encoding response regulator: MIRLGQATISLEQREAFLDGRPLRVGGRAFEILSVLMQADGRIVSKDELITQVWPDTVVEENNLQVQISSLRKLLGEKELIQTIPRRGYRLLKEREPPLFHPMVPGPLASQDQPTIDPDSVPVFIVDDEASVRTALSRLLRAEGIVHRIFASAEELLNADLDIGPACLLLDISLPEATGLELQSALGQRGHPWPVIFMTGFGTIPMSVQAMKAGAVEFLTKPFNDDQLLDVLRATRQRAAKAFEQWQRIQSARQKAALLTPREREVLPLIVAGLSNKHIANRLGTSEVTAKVHRKHIMEKMQTRSLVSLVKLYGLIGSDPASGPQGSS, from the coding sequence ATGATCCGACTCGGTCAAGCCACCATTTCCCTGGAACAGCGCGAAGCCTTTCTTGATGGACGGCCGCTGCGTGTTGGAGGACGGGCGTTCGAGATCCTCTCGGTGCTGATGCAGGCCGATGGCCGGATCGTCAGTAAAGATGAATTGATCACCCAGGTCTGGCCCGACACCGTCGTCGAGGAAAACAATCTGCAAGTGCAGATTTCCTCGCTGCGCAAGTTGCTCGGAGAAAAAGAACTCATCCAGACGATCCCACGCCGAGGTTACCGATTATTGAAAGAACGTGAACCGCCCCTGTTCCATCCGATGGTTCCGGGCCCCCTGGCGTCCCAGGATCAGCCGACGATCGATCCTGACAGCGTGCCGGTGTTCATCGTGGACGATGAAGCGTCCGTGCGCACGGCGCTCAGCCGGCTGCTGCGCGCCGAAGGCATCGTGCACCGGATATTCGCCTCGGCCGAAGAACTGCTCAACGCCGACCTCGACATCGGCCCCGCTTGCCTGTTGCTGGACATCAGCCTGCCCGAGGCGACGGGGCTGGAACTGCAATCGGCGCTGGGCCAGCGCGGCCATCCATGGCCGGTCATTTTCATGACGGGTTTCGGGACTATCCCGATGTCGGTGCAGGCCATGAAAGCAGGCGCAGTCGAGTTCCTGACCAAGCCGTTCAACGACGATCAGTTGCTGGATGTGCTGCGCGCCACTCGCCAGCGGGCAGCCAAGGCATTCGAGCAATGGCAACGGATTCAGAGCGCCCGTCAGAAAGCCGCCCTGTTGACGCCCCGGGAACGAGAAGTGCTGCCGCTGATCGTCGCCGGGCTGTCCAACAAACACATTGCCAATCGGCTGGGCACCAGCGAAGTCACGGCCAAGGTCCATCGCAAGCACATCATGGAAAAGATGCAGACACGCTCGCTGGTCAGCCTCGTCAAGCTGTATGGCCTGATTGGCTCGGACCCGGCGTCTGGCCCGCAGGGTTCTTCATGA
- a CDS encoding helix-turn-helix transcriptional regulator — protein MNPQSLNSDTPGTLARPLGALTGWQERRAKELMMRDMGCCLRISEVAEQCNLSRSHFSRAFKKITGHSPQGWLMRMKIEKAKSLLVTAMAITEIAYECGFGDHSHFTRTFTRLEGVTPRAWRCAFHHATRSNAAPMPVIERDLSSRIILNHAPHGLRQARAVELHP, from the coding sequence ATGAACCCACAATCGCTGAATTCCGACACTCCAGGCACCCTTGCAAGACCATTGGGAGCCCTGACCGGCTGGCAGGAGCGTCGCGCCAAGGAACTGATGATGCGTGACATGGGCTGTTGCTTGCGCATCAGTGAAGTGGCCGAACAGTGCAACCTGTCGCGCAGCCATTTCTCCCGGGCATTCAAAAAGATTACCGGCCATTCACCGCAAGGCTGGTTGATGAGGATGAAGATCGAAAAAGCCAAGAGCCTGCTGGTCACGGCGATGGCCATCACCGAGATTGCCTATGAATGCGGTTTCGGCGACCACTCGCATTTCACCCGGACCTTTACCCGCCTGGAAGGTGTAACCCCCAGGGCCTGGCGCTGCGCCTTTCATCACGCCACCAGGAGCAACGCTGCGCCGATGCCTGTGATTGAGCGGGACCTGTCCAGCAGGATAATCCTCAATCACGCGCCCCATGGCCTGCGACAGGCCCGGGCAGTGGAACTTCACCCATGA
- a CDS encoding trifunctional serine/threonine-protein kinase/ATP-binding protein/sensor histidine kinase, which produces MPGSAPSSFSSHNPDLVHDEAWLERCTFAMLRRENDLTWFALQDRQSGTRWLAARAPIQRPATCQRLERDFHLRLDSAWAIAPVAFIRSAEGPLLVYPAPGTPLTDLMGAAALPLERFLAIAVAAANALGGAHKASARHASLQPHHLMVDAASSVRLLGFHGHCGEASVAQLPDLEQWPYLAPEQVRRDNPGFDARSDIYALATILYQALTGHLPLTAREPSQWLHVHAAVQPESPAVHVADLPEGLCRVLLKSLAKEPEARYQSAESMAADLAWCQQQWLEHGRVDAFRLGAFDTTPAAIRNAALFGREAERMQLIEQLGQVRSDGIARVLLVAGAPGAGKSTLIHQGVRPMAPGYWASGKSNLLQQETPYAPLAEIFRSLITQLLGKPALELETTSRQLVERLKGRGRLLVELAPEAELVIGATPEPPNLPARYALDHANRTLLDVLEVFAQPGRPLVVFVDDLQWADDSTLSFLQAFIARPPRHLVLILAYREAEPQALEREGGLLQVLGGEQGMPYLKVMLGPLSVPAVAALIAAELDTTAEDIEALAPVVHFKTAGNPLFISQVLRALIDERLVRFDARDRRWVWNQAEVDNYRYADNVADLMVQRLERLSPMEREVMRMAGYVGRRCEESLLPRLLPACDRQRIASDVQELVSAGFLLREREYLVFPHDRVLEAACRLPAQAGQGAEHARIAAAMLDQWGAHAPERVFEIASQIQRIDVDALDERRRAVFVERLVEAAEQARNTAAVEQAAGYLRTAETLLGQASDPALYAQAFATRWLAAECDMLLADLAGAQRRLDDCLVHARSALDRAKTYRLRATLRTLHCDYEGAITEALTGLALLGISLQRRPSQEQLTQAFAQVRTLVSPRRIADLAQLPKADDPLVEATMALLGTLISSFFVDDDIRLLHLAKMVELTLLHGVTPGSSYGIAWFGVMIAERYGEYVDGHAFAEVALELIDKYGHEAGRTGTLVALDQVSPWTRPMAYALQRAMAAFECGQAGGDLGMSCYACNHIGSDLLFMGEPLQEVLNELEHGLAWVRQFHYIDIERILLAQQLFASDLRNGRPHRPLAELDGTEHDRFGLIDHRSVSQPTLFFSSLYSGMSAFYFGDIPYALRRFEEVAALAWSIPAHINLADYYLFYGLALGSAQAPGDLADKLEKLERQRQRFLQWVELNPTTFRSKLLLIEGVIARLRGLELAAIRCFDQSQIAAAAAGFIHEQALAHEQLANICIPNGLVSGANHHLRVARDCYSLWGADGKVRQLEALHPSLGAQPSFEPIRPVTQVRLDLEAGVEVARALSQEILLERLVETLMNHLMIQAGADKGVLMIVNDAELQLAATASVEAGNVQVVLDAGRPLEAFAPVSVLNATMRTRAPLVLDDAQADCPEAYSADLQQRRTRSLLCLPLLKQGMLIGLVYLENSLVSRLFSAERLTMLEILASQAAVSLQTASLYARLLEDNQLRAQMEADLRSSRAELARSSHLKVMGELSASIAHEISQPLLGILSNASASLSWLKRDQPDLQEAIQGLEDIRSDSTRAANIVQALRALAKQAPLQRLPVRIEDLIREVLCLTASDLESANVRLETRLDTHCTVWVDAVQIQQVVYNLITNALEAIAGAGQQDGRIVIDSVIEDEHVQLCLQDNGPGIGAQEREQIFDAFYTTKGNGMGMGLAICRSVIGAHDGTLNLQDSEQGARFCISLPLAPASGG; this is translated from the coding sequence ATGCCCGGCAGCGCGCCCTCATCATTCAGCTCCCACAATCCCGATCTCGTCCACGATGAAGCCTGGCTGGAGCGTTGTACCTTCGCCATGCTGCGTCGGGAAAACGACCTGACCTGGTTCGCGCTCCAGGACAGGCAATCGGGCACGCGCTGGCTCGCTGCCCGGGCACCGATCCAGCGGCCTGCCACCTGCCAGCGGCTGGAGCGCGATTTTCACCTGCGCCTGGATTCGGCCTGGGCGATCGCCCCTGTCGCGTTCATCCGCTCGGCCGAAGGGCCCTTGTTGGTCTACCCCGCGCCAGGCACGCCCTTGACCGATTTGATGGGCGCAGCAGCGTTGCCGTTGGAACGCTTCCTGGCCATCGCCGTTGCGGCAGCCAATGCGTTGGGCGGTGCGCACAAAGCGAGCGCGCGACATGCCAGCCTGCAACCCCACCACCTGATGGTGGACGCCGCCAGTTCGGTACGGCTCCTGGGTTTTCACGGCCATTGCGGGGAGGCGTCCGTCGCTCAATTGCCTGACCTGGAGCAATGGCCATATCTGGCCCCCGAGCAGGTCCGGCGCGACAATCCCGGTTTCGATGCGCGCAGCGATATCTACGCCCTGGCCACGATTCTCTATCAAGCGCTGACGGGCCATCTGCCGCTCACCGCCCGCGAACCGTCCCAATGGCTGCACGTGCATGCGGCTGTTCAGCCGGAATCACCGGCGGTGCATGTCGCCGATCTGCCGGAAGGGCTCTGCCGAGTGCTGCTCAAGAGCTTGGCCAAAGAGCCGGAGGCCCGCTATCAGAGCGCCGAGTCGATGGCCGCGGATCTTGCCTGGTGCCAGCAGCAGTGGCTCGAGCACGGGCGTGTCGATGCGTTCCGCCTGGGGGCTTTCGATACGACACCCGCCGCGATCCGCAATGCTGCCTTGTTCGGCAGGGAGGCCGAACGCATGCAATTGATCGAGCAGCTGGGCCAGGTTCGCAGCGATGGCATCGCCCGAGTCCTGCTGGTCGCCGGGGCGCCAGGTGCCGGCAAATCGACACTGATCCACCAGGGTGTCCGGCCCATGGCTCCCGGCTATTGGGCCAGCGGCAAGAGCAATCTGCTGCAGCAGGAAACGCCCTATGCGCCATTGGCGGAAATCTTCAGGTCGCTGATCACCCAGTTGCTCGGCAAGCCGGCCCTGGAGCTTGAGACGACGAGCCGGCAACTGGTCGAACGACTCAAGGGACGGGGCCGGCTCCTGGTGGAGCTGGCGCCCGAAGCCGAGCTGGTCATCGGTGCCACGCCCGAACCGCCCAATCTGCCGGCCCGGTATGCGCTCGACCACGCCAACCGGACACTGCTCGATGTGCTGGAGGTCTTCGCCCAGCCGGGACGCCCCTTGGTGGTGTTCGTGGATGACCTGCAGTGGGCGGACGATTCGACCCTGTCGTTCCTGCAGGCTTTCATCGCCCGGCCGCCCCGGCATCTGGTGCTGATCCTGGCCTACCGCGAGGCCGAGCCGCAGGCGCTCGAGCGTGAAGGTGGGTTGCTGCAGGTGCTGGGTGGCGAGCAAGGTATGCCGTACCTGAAGGTGATGCTGGGCCCCTTGTCGGTGCCCGCGGTGGCCGCGCTGATCGCCGCTGAACTGGACACCACCGCCGAAGACATCGAGGCGCTTGCGCCAGTGGTGCACTTCAAGACGGCGGGCAACCCGCTCTTTATCAGCCAGGTATTGAGGGCGTTGATCGATGAGCGCCTGGTGCGCTTCGACGCGAGGGATCGCCGCTGGGTCTGGAACCAGGCAGAAGTGGACAACTATCGCTACGCCGACAACGTCGCGGACTTGATGGTACAACGCCTCGAACGGTTGTCACCGATGGAGCGGGAAGTGATGCGCATGGCCGGATACGTCGGCAGGCGCTGCGAAGAATCGTTGTTGCCCCGGTTGCTGCCGGCGTGCGACCGGCAACGGATCGCCAGCGATGTGCAGGAACTGGTCAGTGCCGGTTTCCTGCTGCGCGAGCGCGAGTACCTGGTATTTCCCCATGACCGGGTGCTGGAGGCGGCCTGCCGGCTGCCGGCGCAAGCGGGGCAGGGGGCCGAGCACGCGCGCATCGCCGCCGCCATGCTCGATCAGTGGGGCGCGCATGCCCCGGAGCGGGTGTTCGAAATCGCCAGCCAGATTCAGCGCATCGACGTCGATGCATTGGACGAGCGTCGCCGCGCCGTATTCGTCGAACGGCTGGTGGAGGCCGCCGAGCAGGCCCGCAACACCGCCGCTGTCGAGCAGGCGGCGGGCTATTTGCGCACGGCCGAGACTCTGCTCGGCCAGGCGAGCGACCCGGCCCTCTATGCCCAGGCGTTCGCCACCCGCTGGCTGGCGGCCGAATGCGACATGCTCCTGGCCGATCTGGCCGGCGCCCAACGCCGCCTCGACGATTGCCTGGTCCACGCCAGGAGCGCGCTCGACCGTGCGAAAACCTATCGGTTGCGGGCCACGTTACGCACGCTGCACTGCGATTACGAAGGTGCGATAACCGAGGCCCTGACGGGGCTGGCGCTGCTGGGCATTTCTCTGCAACGGCGGCCCTCGCAGGAGCAACTGACCCAGGCCTTCGCTCAGGTGCGCACACTTGTCAGCCCACGGCGCATCGCCGACCTGGCGCAGCTACCCAAGGCCGATGACCCGCTTGTCGAAGCGACCATGGCGCTGCTCGGCACGCTGATTTCCTCCTTCTTCGTCGACGACGACATCCGCTTGCTGCATCTGGCAAAAATGGTTGAACTCACGCTGCTGCATGGCGTGACGCCGGGCAGTAGCTACGGGATCGCCTGGTTCGGCGTGATGATCGCCGAGCGCTATGGCGAATATGTCGATGGGCACGCCTTCGCCGAAGTGGCCCTGGAGCTCATCGACAAGTACGGCCATGAAGCCGGTCGAACCGGCACCCTGGTGGCGCTCGACCAGGTCAGCCCCTGGACCAGGCCAATGGCCTATGCCCTGCAGCGGGCCATGGCCGCATTCGAGTGTGGCCAGGCCGGCGGCGACCTGGGCATGTCCTGCTATGCCTGCAACCATATCGGCTCGGACCTGCTGTTCATGGGTGAACCCCTGCAAGAGGTGTTGAACGAGCTGGAGCATGGTTTGGCATGGGTGCGCCAGTTTCATTACATCGATATCGAGCGAATCCTGCTGGCGCAGCAATTGTTCGCCAGCGATTTGCGTAATGGGCGGCCGCACCGGCCGCTTGCCGAGCTGGACGGCACGGAGCACGACCGTTTCGGCCTTATCGATCACCGCAGCGTGTCGCAGCCGACCCTGTTCTTTTCGTCGCTGTATTCAGGCATGTCCGCGTTTTACTTTGGCGATATCCCTTATGCATTGCGGCGCTTCGAAGAGGTTGCCGCACTGGCCTGGTCTATTCCGGCGCATATCAACCTGGCTGATTACTACCTGTTTTACGGGCTGGCACTGGGCAGTGCGCAGGCCCCCGGCGATTTGGCCGATAAGCTGGAAAAGCTGGAGCGGCAACGCCAGCGGTTCCTGCAATGGGTCGAACTCAACCCGACGACCTTTCGCAGCAAGTTGCTGCTGATCGAAGGGGTGATCGCCCGCTTGCGCGGCCTGGAGCTGGCGGCTATCCGCTGCTTCGACCAGTCGCAGATCGCGGCGGCGGCGGCCGGGTTCATCCATGAGCAGGCGCTGGCGCACGAACAACTGGCCAATATCTGCATTCCCAACGGGCTGGTGTCTGGCGCCAATCACCACCTGCGGGTGGCGCGCGACTGCTACAGCCTGTGGGGCGCCGACGGCAAGGTGCGTCAGCTGGAGGCCCTGCATCCGTCCCTGGGCGCGCAGCCGTCGTTTGAGCCGATCCGGCCGGTGACTCAGGTCCGGCTCGATCTTGAAGCGGGCGTCGAGGTGGCCCGTGCGCTTTCGCAAGAGATATTGCTCGAGCGACTGGTTGAAACCCTGATGAATCACCTGATGATCCAGGCCGGCGCCGATAAAGGTGTGCTGATGATCGTCAACGACGCCGAGCTTCAACTGGCGGCCACAGCCTCTGTCGAAGCCGGCAATGTGCAAGTCGTGCTGGATGCCGGGCGGCCGCTTGAGGCGTTCGCGCCGGTCTCGGTGCTCAACGCGACCATGCGCACCCGCGCGCCCCTGGTGCTCGACGACGCCCAGGCCGACTGTCCCGAGGCCTACAGCGCCGACCTGCAACAGCGCCGCACGCGTTCCTTGCTGTGCCTGCCGCTGCTCAAGCAAGGCATGTTGATTGGCCTGGTCTATCTGGAAAACAGCCTGGTCTCCAGGCTGTTCAGTGCCGAGCGCCTGACCATGCTGGAGATTCTCGCTTCCCAGGCCGCGGTGTCGCTGCAGACCGCCAGCCTCTATGCCAGGCTGCTCGAAGACAACCAGCTGCGTGCGCAAATGGAGGCGGACTTGCGCAGCTCGCGGGCGGAACTTGCGCGCAGCTCGCACCTTAAGGTCATGGGCGAGCTTTCAGCGTCGATTGCCCATGAAATCAGCCAGCCGCTGCTGGGGATCTTGTCCAACGCCTCGGCCAGCCTGAGCTGGCTCAAGCGCGACCAGCCCGATCTGCAAGAGGCGATTCAGGGGCTGGAAGACATTCGCTCAGACAGCACCCGTGCCGCCAACATTGTCCAGGCGCTTCGCGCTCTTGCCAAACAGGCGCCCTTGCAGCGGTTGCCGGTGCGGATCGAAGACTTGATCCGCGAGGTCTTGTGCCTGACCGCGAGCGACCTGGAGAGCGCCAACGTGCGCCTGGAAACCCGGCTCGATACGCACTGCACGGTGTGGGTGGATGCGGTGCAGATCCAGCAGGTGGTGTACAACCTGATCACCAATGCATTGGAGGCCATCGCCGGAGCGGGGCAACAGGATGGGCGCATCGTCATCGACTCGGTCATCGAGGACGAGCATGTTCAGCTCTGCTTGCAGGACAACGGCCCGGGAATCGGCGCCCAGGAACGCGAGCAGATTTTCGATGCGTTCTACACCACCAAGGGCAATGGCATGGGCATGGGGCTGGCCATCTGTAGATCGGTGATCGGCGCACACGACGGGACGCTGAACCTCCAGGACAGTGAACAGGGGGCCAGGTTCTGTATCAGCCTGCCGCTTGCGCCGGCCAGCGGCGGATAA